The following proteins are co-located in the Corynebacterium kalinowskii genome:
- a CDS encoding cytochrome c oxidase assembly protein: protein MTSKYRDSKLLYVLFAVVAGVVGAVISWVFLGESLAALGIPDPGPLTTAGLPFLRSAGLMVAALAVGSFMSAAFFIKPQTNDLRTTSLSADGSVAAKTGAISSLVFAVIAQLMVPMYLSDVSGSPLLNTINPAEWPRALELVSTSLAWQVTAAFAFVTGIGALTTYRWIMQPVWLVGALLSVIPLGMEGHSATGGDHDYGTNSYLWHLVFMMLWVGGLMALIAHGRRKGPDLDVSVRRYSHVALVSVVVMAVSGLINTSIRMHWTDLLTTGYGLLILSKTIGVIVLGLFGFVHRQLTIPQLGTKPGAFSRIAIVEVLFMGAITGVAISLGRTPPPPPRNVDLNTMDIELGYKLYQEPTIWNVWTMWRFDILFGAAAIIFAAAYLWAVYRVHKNGEKWPLVNTFWFLLGCLVLLLTVCSGIGLNMPATFSMHMVGHMILSMGVPIGWVLGGPVTLFLKALKPSPDFPGPREWLEVAVDNPWLRVLMNPALNTIQFVVFFYILYITPLYEIMIDEHAGHVIMNVVFLWSGSLYYWDLIGIDKTPVKHSPMSKLGWLTFSMPFHLFFGVYLMMNSIILGEEFYSNLGLPWNVDLLHDQMVGGGISWGSGQFPLLIVWAYLIWEWFVDDRRTTAVQEANVQEVKDDLDLYNAQLGAFQKGKNPHDDYYGATFDR, encoded by the coding sequence ATGACGAGTAAGTATCGGGACTCGAAGCTGCTTTATGTGCTGTTCGCGGTCGTTGCAGGTGTAGTGGGCGCTGTTATCTCCTGGGTCTTCTTGGGTGAGTCGCTCGCTGCGCTCGGTATCCCTGATCCGGGTCCGCTGACCACGGCTGGCTTGCCTTTCCTTAGGTCTGCTGGACTCATGGTGGCTGCGCTGGCGGTGGGTTCGTTTATGTCGGCGGCGTTTTTTATCAAGCCACAGACCAATGATCTCCGAACGACGAGTTTGAGCGCGGACGGCTCCGTAGCTGCAAAGACTGGTGCGATTTCAAGCCTGGTGTTTGCGGTGATTGCGCAGCTCATGGTGCCGATGTATTTGTCGGACGTGTCGGGCTCGCCTTTGCTGAACACGATTAATCCAGCCGAGTGGCCGCGCGCGTTGGAGCTCGTATCCACCTCGCTGGCCTGGCAGGTCACGGCAGCTTTCGCTTTCGTCACCGGCATCGGTGCGCTGACTACCTACCGTTGGATCATGCAGCCGGTGTGGCTGGTGGGAGCGCTGCTCTCCGTTATTCCGCTCGGTATGGAGGGCCACTCTGCGACGGGTGGCGATCACGACTACGGTACGAACTCCTACCTGTGGCACCTGGTTTTCATGATGTTGTGGGTCGGCGGGCTGATGGCTCTCATTGCCCATGGGCGTCGAAAAGGCCCGGACCTGGATGTTTCCGTCCGCAGGTATTCACACGTGGCGCTGGTGTCGGTGGTGGTGATGGCGGTGTCGGGTTTGATCAACACCTCGATCCGCATGCACTGGACTGACCTGTTGACTACGGGTTATGGTCTGCTGATTCTGTCGAAGACGATTGGTGTGATCGTGCTGGGGCTATTCGGTTTCGTGCACCGACAGCTGACCATCCCGCAATTGGGAACGAAGCCTGGAGCGTTCTCCCGGATCGCGATTGTGGAAGTGCTGTTTATGGGAGCGATCACTGGCGTGGCTATTTCGCTCGGCCGGACGCCGCCACCGCCGCCGCGCAACGTGGACCTCAATACGATGGACATCGAGCTCGGCTACAAGCTGTACCAAGAGCCGACGATCTGGAACGTATGGACCATGTGGCGCTTCGATATTCTCTTCGGCGCCGCCGCCATCATCTTCGCCGCAGCCTACCTGTGGGCGGTGTACCGCGTGCACAAGAATGGCGAGAAATGGCCACTGGTGAACACGTTCTGGTTCCTCCTCGGTTGCCTGGTTCTGCTACTCACGGTGTGCTCGGGTATCGGCTTGAATATGCCAGCCACCTTCTCCATGCACATGGTCGGCCACATGATTTTGTCCATGGGTGTGCCGATCGGCTGGGTGCTCGGCGGGCCGGTCACCTTGTTCCTCAAGGCTCTCAAACCAAGTCCGGATTTCCCGGGACCGCGTGAGTGGCTCGAGGTAGCGGTGGATAACCCGTGGTTGCGTGTCCTGATGAACCCCGCCTTGAACACGATCCAGTTCGTGGTGTTCTTCTACATCCTCTACATCACGCCGCTTTACGAGATCATGATCGATGAGCACGCCGGTCACGTCATCATGAACGTGGTCTTCCTCTGGTCGGGCTCGCTGTACTACTGGGACCTGATCGGCATCGATAAGACTCCGGTCAAACACAGTCCAATGTCCAAGCTCGGCTGGCTGACCTTCTCTATGCCGTTCCACCTTTTCTTCGGTGTGTACCTGATGATGAATTCCATCATCCTCGGCGAGGAGTTCTACTCGAACCTCGGCTTGCCGTGGAACGTGGATTTGCTTCACGACCAAATGGTTGGCGGCGGCATTTCCTGGGGCTCTGGCCAGTTCCCGCTGCTCATCGTGTGGGCGTACCTCATCTGGGAGTGGTTCGTCGATGACCGTCGCACCACTGCAGTCCAGGAAGCCAACGTGCAGGAAGTCAAGGACGATCTCGACCTCTACAACGCGCAACTGGGAGCTTTCCAAAAGGGTAAGAATCCCCACGATGACTACTACGGCGCAACCTTCGATCGCTAG
- a CDS encoding single-stranded DNA-binding protein, whose product MAARFSTHTAVLRHADPVSIRYIFDQTMGEELAQHSITITGNIINDPTFREWEDKAVYRMRVAASRASRDEQGTWTNYDQLFISVECWGDLARNCKLSLHRNVAVMVTGNLVTHEWKDQDGNSQSRIVLKATHIGVDLGRYVVRPMRASELDPLKQLEQKHAEADAPDKATTEAPSEGRVDEVIAEHEKELVTAGAGEEGGVPPF is encoded by the coding sequence TTGGCTGCACGCTTCTCGACGCACACAGCCGTCTTGCGCCATGCTGACCCCGTATCGATCCGATACATCTTCGATCAAACTATGGGGGAAGAATTGGCTCAACACAGTATTACTATCACTGGTAACATCATCAACGATCCCACCTTCCGTGAATGGGAGGACAAGGCGGTCTATCGCATGCGAGTGGCAGCTTCGCGCGCTTCTCGCGATGAGCAAGGCACTTGGACGAACTACGACCAGCTGTTCATCAGCGTGGAATGCTGGGGTGACCTGGCCCGCAACTGCAAACTCTCTTTGCATCGCAACGTCGCGGTAATGGTGACTGGCAACTTGGTCACCCACGAGTGGAAAGACCAAGACGGCAACAGTCAGTCGCGAATCGTGCTGAAGGCAACTCATATCGGCGTCGATCTTGGCCGATACGTGGTGCGCCCGATGCGCGCGAGCGAGCTGGATCCGCTCAAGCAGCTGGAGCAGAAGCACGCTGAAGCTGACGCACCTGATAAGGCAACCACTGAAGCTCCTTCCGAGGGGCGAGTAGATGAGGTTATCGCCGAGCACGAGAAGGAATTGGTGACTGCAGGGGCAGGGGAGGAGGGCGGAGTCCCTCCTTTCTAA
- the ettA gene encoding energy-dependent translational throttle protein EttA, translated as MGEFIYTMKNVRKAHGDKVILDNVTMAFYPGAKIGVVGPNGAGKSSILKIMAGIDQPSNGEAFLDPGATVGILLQEPPLNEEKTVRENVEEGLGEIFEKKQRFEAIAEEMATNYTDELMEEMGKLQEELDAADAWEIDSKIEQAMEALRCPPSDSPVTNLSGGERRRVALAKLLLSEPDLLLLDEPTNHLDAESVLWLEKHLADYKGAVLAVTHDRYFLDHVAQWICEVDRGKLYPYEGNYSTYLEKKAERLEVTGKKDQKLQKRLKEELAWVRSGAKARQAKNKARLDRYEEMAAEAEQFKKLDFEEIQIPTPPRLGNQVVEVKDLEKGFDGRVLIKDLSFTLPRNGIVGVIGPNGVGKSTLFKTIVGLEQPDAGEVKVGQTVKLSYVDQNRENIDPEKTVWEVVSDGLDYIIVGQNEMPSRAYLSAFGFKGPDQQKPSKVLSGGERNRLNLALTLKQGGNLILLDEPTNDLDVETLSSLENALQNFPGCAVVISHDRWFLDRTCTHILAWEGNVAEGQWFWFEGNFEDYEKNKVDRLGAEAARPSRVTHRKLTR; from the coding sequence TTGGGCGAGTTCATCTACACGATGAAGAATGTGCGTAAAGCACACGGAGACAAGGTCATTCTGGATAACGTCACCATGGCGTTCTACCCAGGTGCCAAGATCGGCGTCGTGGGTCCGAACGGCGCTGGTAAGTCGTCGATCCTGAAGATCATGGCCGGAATTGACCAGCCTTCCAACGGCGAAGCATTCCTCGATCCAGGCGCCACCGTCGGCATCCTGTTGCAGGAGCCACCTCTCAACGAGGAAAAGACGGTCCGCGAGAACGTGGAAGAGGGTCTGGGGGAGATCTTCGAGAAGAAGCAGCGCTTCGAGGCCATCGCTGAAGAAATGGCCACCAACTACACCGATGAGCTCATGGAAGAGATGGGCAAGCTGCAGGAAGAGCTCGACGCAGCCGATGCTTGGGAGATCGACTCCAAGATCGAACAGGCAATGGAGGCTCTGCGCTGCCCACCTTCCGACTCGCCGGTAACCAACCTCTCCGGTGGTGAACGTCGTCGTGTTGCATTGGCCAAGCTCCTGCTTTCCGAGCCTGACCTCCTGCTGCTCGACGAGCCTACTAACCACCTGGATGCCGAGTCCGTGCTGTGGCTGGAGAAGCACCTTGCTGACTACAAGGGCGCCGTCCTTGCCGTCACACACGACCGCTACTTCCTCGATCACGTAGCCCAGTGGATCTGTGAAGTTGACCGCGGCAAGCTGTACCCATACGAAGGCAACTACTCCACCTACCTGGAGAAGAAGGCTGAGCGTCTCGAGGTCACCGGCAAGAAGGACCAGAAGCTGCAGAAGCGCCTGAAGGAAGAACTCGCTTGGGTTCGCTCCGGTGCGAAGGCTCGCCAGGCCAAGAACAAGGCTCGTCTGGACCGCTACGAGGAAATGGCTGCCGAGGCCGAGCAGTTCAAGAAGCTCGATTTTGAAGAAATCCAGATCCCAACCCCGCCACGACTGGGTAACCAGGTGGTGGAGGTCAAGGACCTGGAAAAGGGATTCGACGGCCGTGTGCTGATCAAGGATCTGTCATTCACCCTGCCACGTAACGGCATTGTTGGCGTGATTGGTCCGAACGGTGTGGGTAAGTCCACCCTGTTCAAGACCATCGTTGGTCTCGAGCAGCCAGATGCTGGCGAAGTGAAGGTCGGGCAGACTGTCAAGCTGTCTTACGTTGACCAGAACCGCGAGAACATTGATCCAGAAAAGACCGTGTGGGAAGTTGTTTCCGACGGCCTGGACTACATCATTGTTGGCCAGAACGAAATGCCATCCCGCGCGTACCTGTCCGCTTTCGGCTTCAAGGGTCCGGATCAGCAAAAGCCTTCCAAGGTTCTCTCCGGTGGTGAGCGTAACCGCCTGAACCTCGCGCTGACCCTCAAGCAGGGTGGCAACCTGATCCTCCTGGACGAGCCGACAAACGACCTGGACGTGGAAACCCTGTCCTCCCTGGAAAATGCACTGCAGAACTTCCCAGGTTGCGCCGTGGTCATCTCGCACGACCGTTGGTTCCTGGACCGCACCTGTACCCACATCCTCGCGTGGGAAGGTAACGTCGCCGAAGGTCAGTGGTTCTGGTTCGAAGGAAACTTCGAAGACTACGAAAAGAACAAGGTTGACCGCCTCGGTGCCGAAGCTGCACGCCCATCGCGTGTGACGCACCGCAAGCTGACACGCTAG
- a CDS encoding acyl-CoA thioesterase, which translates to MAETHSRLTGGPIHITKIPVRWGDFDRFGHINNASYIELAQEARAVFAMEEFVERGHAMPAAFVRSMKIDYLSAIMPDTMEVIVETQVVRIGNTSFTTVQNLKDRHGALACVVECVQITVDLNTGKPRSLAEHERKVLASVSAPDAALAVGSNDQE; encoded by the coding sequence ATGGCCGAAACCCACAGTCGATTGACCGGTGGACCGATCCACATTACGAAGATTCCGGTGCGCTGGGGCGATTTCGATCGATTCGGCCACATCAACAATGCGTCGTACATCGAGCTGGCTCAAGAAGCCCGCGCGGTATTCGCGATGGAGGAGTTTGTGGAGCGTGGCCATGCGATGCCGGCCGCGTTCGTGCGTTCCATGAAGATCGATTACCTGAGCGCAATCATGCCGGACACGATGGAAGTGATCGTGGAGACCCAGGTAGTACGCATTGGCAATACTTCCTTCACCACGGTGCAGAACCTGAAGGATCGCCACGGTGCGTTGGCCTGTGTGGTTGAGTGCGTGCAGATCACGGTTGACCTGAATACTGGTAAGCCGCGTTCCCTTGCCGAGCACGAGCGCAAGGTCCTCGCGAGTGTGTCCGCTCCAGACGCAGCTCTTGCTGTCGGCAGCAACGATCAGGAATGA
- a CDS encoding globin yields the protein MTFYDEVGGEATFNKLVSEFYRRMREDDLIGPMYPDDDWDGAEDRLKWFLSQYWGGPQTFSENRGHPRLRMRHAHFSIGVPEAQRWLGIMQEALDTIPESELDDAHRAAMWDHMVRVADMLINRLDQQG from the coding sequence ATGACGTTTTACGACGAGGTCGGCGGAGAAGCCACCTTTAACAAGCTGGTATCTGAGTTTTATCGTCGGATGCGCGAGGATGATCTCATCGGTCCGATGTACCCGGACGATGACTGGGATGGCGCCGAGGATCGCTTGAAGTGGTTCCTTTCCCAATACTGGGGTGGCCCGCAAACTTTCTCCGAGAATCGCGGGCATCCCCGCCTCCGGATGCGCCACGCCCACTTTTCTATTGGCGTGCCAGAGGCGCAGCGCTGGCTGGGGATTATGCAAGAAGCGCTGGACACGATTCCAGAATCGGAACTCGATGACGCACACCGCGCTGCCATGTGGGATCACATGGTGCGGGTGGCCGACATGCTCATTAACCGGCTAGACCAGCAGGGATAG
- a CDS encoding mechanosensitive ion channel family protein, protein MTLLENWWNNPDTQRWLVDRPIQIALILILAAIANWALRHVVKRVVRHMINTPPRLPALGPLRPGEKGEVSTPDPRREARIRTLGSVINSALSLFVWLWAIVAILDQIGVNVAPIIASAGVVGVALGFGAQSLVKDFLSGIFMLIEDQYGVGDTIDVGELSGTVEDVSLRLTTLRDIDGTLWFVRNGEILRIGNFSQGYAIARVDVPIAMDNDIKVAKDAILAAATAVANDDDIKAEILEPPILDGVNSVKVDHMTIRVHMKTKPGKQWYVQREMLARVIPSLSKAGIKPPYAYRRPFNDSESDS, encoded by the coding sequence GTGACACTTCTAGAAAATTGGTGGAATAATCCCGACACGCAACGATGGTTGGTCGATAGGCCGATTCAAATTGCGCTGATCCTCATCCTCGCGGCAATTGCTAATTGGGCGCTGCGGCACGTCGTCAAGCGTGTCGTCCGGCACATGATTAACACTCCCCCACGCTTGCCTGCACTCGGACCGCTGCGCCCGGGCGAAAAGGGCGAGGTCAGCACACCTGATCCGCGTCGTGAAGCACGCATCCGCACACTCGGATCGGTCATCAACTCGGCGCTGTCGCTGTTTGTTTGGCTGTGGGCCATCGTCGCGATCCTTGATCAGATCGGCGTGAACGTCGCCCCGATTATCGCCTCCGCCGGCGTCGTGGGTGTTGCGTTGGGCTTTGGCGCGCAATCCCTGGTCAAGGACTTTCTCTCGGGCATTTTCATGCTCATCGAGGACCAATACGGCGTCGGCGACACCATCGATGTCGGCGAGCTCTCCGGAACTGTGGAAGACGTCAGCCTCCGGCTTACCACTCTCCGCGATATTGACGGCACGCTCTGGTTTGTCCGCAACGGCGAGATCCTGCGCATCGGCAACTTTAGCCAGGGCTACGCCATCGCCCGCGTCGATGTGCCGATCGCGATGGACAACGACATCAAGGTAGCTAAGGACGCGATTCTTGCGGCTGCTACCGCCGTTGCCAACGACGATGACATCAAGGCCGAGATCCTCGAACCTCCAATCCTTGACGGAGTCAATTCCGTTAAGGTGGACCACATGACCATCCGGGTCCACATGAAGACCAAGCCCGGAAAGCAGTGGTATGTCCAGCGTGAGATGCTGGCTCGCGTCATCCCGTCGCTGAGCAAGGCAGGTATCAAGCCACCCTATGCTTATCGACGCCCATTCAACGATTCCGAAAGCGACAGTTAA
- a CDS encoding lipoprotein LpqH, which translates to MTTSTFTRIIATGIALSCALSGCTKQEATGNQEEASQATASAIPHNATQQQESTGSAYLNGYQILPAGTHAVCSTFGETRTVIIGDMPSKNAASFIMDGRGVRALSIADAEDSVEFTEYTVPVQVTHENGILTVSGQAEGTRMLSGKSQLLPMTFVVSVACP; encoded by the coding sequence ATGACGACGTCCACTTTCACCCGAATCATTGCCACCGGAATAGCCCTCAGCTGCGCTCTTTCCGGCTGCACAAAGCAGGAGGCAACCGGGAATCAGGAAGAGGCAAGCCAAGCAACAGCGTCGGCGATTCCACACAATGCAACCCAACAGCAGGAATCAACCGGATCGGCATATCTGAATGGATATCAAATCCTTCCCGCTGGAACACACGCAGTGTGCTCTACCTTCGGCGAGACGCGAACCGTCATTATCGGCGATATGCCGTCGAAAAATGCAGCAAGCTTCATCATGGACGGTCGCGGCGTTCGGGCGTTGTCTATCGCCGACGCGGAGGATTCTGTGGAGTTCACGGAATACACCGTCCCGGTTCAAGTCACTCACGAAAACGGAATCCTCACGGTTTCCGGTCAAGCCGAAGGAACGCGCATGCTCAGCGGGAAAAGCCAGCTGCTCCCGATGACGTTCGTGGTCTCCGTGGCGTGCCCCTAA
- a CDS encoding lipoprotein LpqH: MKTFLKVATVATLCVSLTGCGMADSFVQGFTEAAKEDLSVAQSTQAEAAPETPITSSSSTSTSAPKTTTPKSSPKSTPATSTKESEEVEVTKSAGKGTYSVKVDGETFVREGFDVICAKSGDEYGVGVNSKGIEYSDRPGSFFGAVLKNGELEMLAMQKGTMRGSNELSPDSVKMTKSGNTYTFTGEADFQDSRQKEAPVKKKIEATVTCP; encoded by the coding sequence GTGAAGACGTTCTTGAAGGTTGCCACCGTTGCCACGCTGTGCGTTTCTTTGACTGGTTGCGGCATGGCAGATTCCTTTGTTCAAGGTTTCACCGAAGCAGCAAAAGAAGATCTCAGCGTTGCGCAGTCCACACAAGCTGAGGCCGCGCCTGAAACTCCCATAACCAGTTCTTCGTCCACCAGCACGAGTGCCCCAAAAACCACTACGCCGAAGTCCAGCCCTAAGTCGACTCCCGCAACTTCAACAAAGGAGTCAGAGGAAGTTGAGGTCACCAAATCCGCCGGCAAGGGAACGTACTCGGTGAAAGTCGACGGAGAAACTTTCGTTCGCGAGGGCTTCGACGTCATCTGTGCGAAATCAGGCGATGAATACGGAGTAGGTGTCAATTCCAAGGGCATCGAATACTCCGACCGCCCTGGCAGCTTCTTCGGCGCAGTTCTAAAAAATGGCGAGCTCGAAATGCTGGCCATGCAAAAGGGCACCATGCGCGGCAGCAACGAGCTGAGCCCAGACAGCGTGAAAATGACCAAGTCCGGAAACACCTACACGTTCACCGGTGAAGCAGACTTCCAGGATTCCAGGCAAAAGGAAGCGCCGGTGAAAAAGAAGATTGAAGCGACCGTTACCTGTCCCTAA
- the pepN gene encoding aminopeptidase N yields the protein MTSINLTRAEANHRAELLKVSHYDIELDLTKTDDTFESVTTVSFEVRQPGDTFIDLRADRVKATLNGADYAADYSPETGLALTNLQPGEYTLVVDATIPYSHTGQGLHRFVDPADDQPYLYTQFETADAKRMFACFDQPDLKATYRISALTPKEWKLITNAATTVTAEGEFARHTAEVDYQLSTYLVAVCAGPYHEVKDTWKGELTHHAETPADQPHELEIPLGIYCRASIASSLDADRLFTETKQGFDWYHRNFGYAYPFGKYDQLFVPEFNMGAMENAGCVTFRDEYVFTSKVTRYRYERRADTILHEMAHMWFGDLVTMQWWDDLWLNESFATWSAAISQAEETEYDTAWVTFANVEKSWAYQQDQLPSTHPVFADATDIETVEQNFDGITYAKGSSVLKQLQAYVGREAFLAGVRRHFARHAFGNATFNDLLGAFEEASGRDLSTWADQWLKTTGINTLSPSFTVQDGVYETFAVKQEGAQPGAGELRTHRIAVGLYSLVDGRVIRTDRVELDIEGESTDVAELVGKPAADLVLVNDDDLTYCLMSLDPASLAFVTENIALIDDPMARTLCWSAAWEMTRAGQMKARDFLSLVAAGASSETEIAVLERILMQATTAVASYADPTWAAETGRDQLAHLLLSGLNSATPGSDFQLAFAQALAKVRPNEAALDYFQGILNGQAPAGLLIDADLRWWALTALIAAGQIEDPDSAITQELERDKSASGQNSAWRAEAAINTEAHKKSIFDEVTEVSRGLSNLASRHKIEGLTFAGAAENLAQFNQRYYELADQFWADATSEIALATLNGVFPAWDISEAGLKRADEFLAGDHAAGLVRLVSENRDRIARALRNRGVDAS from the coding sequence ATGACTTCTATCAATTTGACCCGCGCAGAGGCCAACCACCGTGCTGAGCTGCTCAAAGTTAGCCATTACGACATCGAACTGGACCTGACAAAGACGGATGACACCTTTGAATCTGTCACTACAGTTTCGTTCGAGGTACGCCAGCCGGGTGACACCTTCATCGACCTGCGCGCAGATCGCGTCAAAGCCACCCTCAACGGCGCGGACTACGCGGCAGATTACTCCCCGGAGACGGGTTTGGCGCTGACCAACCTGCAGCCAGGCGAGTACACGTTGGTCGTGGATGCCACCATCCCGTACTCCCACACCGGCCAGGGCCTGCACCGCTTTGTTGATCCAGCAGATGACCAGCCGTACCTGTACACGCAGTTTGAGACGGCGGATGCGAAACGCATGTTTGCCTGCTTCGACCAGCCGGATCTCAAAGCGACTTATCGGATCAGCGCGCTGACCCCAAAGGAGTGGAAGCTCATCACCAACGCCGCCACCACGGTCACGGCGGAAGGCGAATTCGCTAGGCACACCGCGGAGGTGGATTACCAGCTGTCCACCTATCTTGTTGCTGTGTGCGCCGGCCCATACCACGAGGTCAAAGACACCTGGAAGGGCGAGCTCACTCACCACGCAGAAACCCCTGCCGATCAACCACACGAGCTGGAGATTCCGCTGGGGATCTACTGCCGCGCGTCCATCGCTTCGTCTTTAGATGCGGACCGCTTGTTCACCGAAACCAAGCAGGGTTTTGACTGGTATCACCGCAACTTCGGCTACGCCTATCCATTTGGCAAGTACGACCAGCTCTTCGTCCCAGAGTTCAACATGGGCGCGATGGAAAACGCTGGTTGCGTGACGTTCCGCGACGAATACGTCTTCACCTCTAAGGTGACCCGCTACCGATACGAGCGCCGGGCAGACACGATCCTGCATGAGATGGCGCACATGTGGTTCGGCGACCTCGTCACCATGCAGTGGTGGGATGATCTGTGGCTCAACGAATCATTCGCCACCTGGTCAGCAGCCATTTCCCAGGCCGAGGAAACCGAGTACGACACCGCCTGGGTCACCTTCGCCAACGTGGAAAAGTCCTGGGCCTACCAGCAGGACCAGCTCCCTTCGACGCACCCGGTCTTCGCTGATGCCACTGACATCGAAACTGTCGAGCAGAACTTCGATGGCATCACCTACGCCAAGGGTTCGTCGGTACTCAAGCAGCTGCAGGCATATGTGGGTCGAGAGGCTTTCCTCGCAGGCGTGCGACGCCATTTTGCTCGCCACGCCTTCGGCAACGCCACGTTTAATGACTTGCTCGGCGCCTTCGAGGAAGCTTCTGGCCGCGACCTATCAACCTGGGCCGACCAGTGGCTCAAGACCACCGGCATCAATACCCTCTCCCCTAGTTTCACCGTGCAAGACGGGGTGTACGAAACTTTCGCAGTCAAGCAGGAGGGCGCTCAGCCCGGCGCGGGTGAGCTGCGTACCCACCGCATCGCCGTCGGCCTCTACTCGCTTGTCGACGGCCGCGTGATCCGCACCGATCGCGTCGAACTCGACATCGAGGGCGAATCGACGGACGTGGCTGAGCTCGTCGGCAAGCCTGCAGCTGACCTGGTGCTGGTCAACGATGATGACCTCACCTACTGCCTCATGAGCCTCGACCCTGCGTCACTGGCTTTCGTCACCGAGAACATCGCGCTTATCGACGACCCAATGGCACGCACTCTCTGTTGGTCCGCCGCGTGGGAGATGACCCGCGCCGGACAGATGAAAGCACGTGACTTCCTTTCCCTCGTAGCCGCTGGCGCATCCTCGGAGACGGAAATCGCCGTCCTCGAGCGCATCTTGATGCAGGCAACCACTGCCGTGGCCTCTTACGCAGATCCAACGTGGGCAGCCGAAACAGGTCGCGACCAGCTCGCACACCTGTTGCTCTCTGGACTGAACTCCGCCACGCCGGGTTCGGACTTCCAGCTCGCTTTCGCGCAGGCATTGGCCAAGGTTCGCCCGAACGAAGCGGCGCTGGACTACTTCCAGGGCATCCTGAACGGTCAGGCACCGGCTGGTCTCCTCATTGATGCCGACCTGCGCTGGTGGGCACTGACTGCCCTGATTGCTGCAGGCCAGATCGAGGATCCGGACTCGGCTATCACACAAGAACTGGAGCGAGACAAGTCCGCCTCTGGGCAGAACTCCGCATGGCGCGCCGAAGCAGCTATCAACACTGAAGCGCACAAGAAGAGCATCTTCGACGAGGTCACCGAGGTATCTCGTGGCCTGTCCAATCTCGCATCTCGCCACAAGATTGAGGGCCTGACCTTTGCTGGCGCGGCTGAGAACCTCGCCCAGTTCAACCAGCGCTACTACGAGTTGGCCGACCAGTTCTGGGCTGATGCCACCTCGGAGATAGCACTGGCCACGCTCAATGGTGTTTTCCCAGCGTGGGACATTTCGGAAGCCGGGCTCAAGCGAGCTGACGAGTTCCTGGCTGGCGATCATGCTGCGGGCCTCGTGCGTCTGGTATCCGAAAACCGCGATCGCATCGCTCGAGCTCTGCGAAACCGCGGGGTAGACGCTTCCTAA
- a CDS encoding mycothiol-dependent nitroreductase Rv2466c family protein: MSAQVKFWFDVSCPFCWITSRWIKEVEKVRDITVEWVPMSLAVLNDGRDLDPTYMKMMEANWGPARVFAAVATEHPESVDELYTVLGKMVHNEGNGGRKGFGGYDDLIPVALEKVGLPASLAAVANTDEWDGALREFHAGAMDSVGDEVGTPVVKLGDTAFFGPVLTRIPRGEEAGKIFDGAFALAEYPHFFEIKRTRTEDPEFN, encoded by the coding sequence ATGAGTGCACAAGTCAAGTTCTGGTTCGATGTCTCCTGCCCGTTCTGCTGGATCACCTCCCGCTGGATCAAGGAGGTGGAGAAGGTTCGCGACATCACCGTGGAGTGGGTACCGATGTCTTTGGCTGTGCTTAACGACGGCCGTGACCTCGACCCCACCTACATGAAAATGATGGAAGCGAACTGGGGACCAGCTCGCGTGTTCGCTGCCGTCGCCACTGAGCACCCTGAGTCCGTCGACGAGCTGTATACAGTCCTCGGAAAAATGGTGCATAACGAGGGCAATGGTGGCCGAAAGGGCTTTGGTGGCTATGACGACCTCATCCCTGTTGCTCTGGAAAAGGTAGGGCTGCCTGCATCGTTGGCGGCCGTGGCCAACACCGATGAATGGGATGGTGCGCTCCGAGAATTCCACGCTGGTGCGATGGATTCCGTGGGCGACGAGGTAGGAACCCCGGTGGTCAAACTCGGTGACACCGCGTTCTTCGGCCCGGTCCTCACCCGCATCCCACGAGGCGAAGAAGCCGGCAAGATCTTTGACGGTGCATTTGCCCTCGCCGAATACCCACATTTCTTCGAAATCAAGCGGACGAGGACTGAGGATCCAGAGTTCAACTAA